In Anopheles gambiae chromosome 2, idAnoGambNW_F1_1, whole genome shotgun sequence, a single window of DNA contains:
- the LOC1270060 gene encoding endocuticle structural glycoprotein ABD-4 has protein sequence MFSKVLILAAVTVCSVLAAPQKRLGGPLPLGTAESQAVILAQEQNHDPSGAYNYRYETSNGIAAQQTSYDGANAAGEYSYTGPDGVLYRVAYNADTYGFQPQGAHLPVEPPVPDHVLKSLEEIRANPPRDQEFNLAALDAQIARLRATLG, from the exons ATGTTTAGCAAAGTG CTTATCCTGGCCGCGGTCACCGTGTGCAGTGTGCTGGCCGCTCCCCAGAAGCGGCTCGGTGGACCGCTGCCGCTCGGTACGGCCGAATCGCAGGCCGTCATCCTGGCGCAGGAGCAGAACCACGACCCGAGCGGTGCGTACAACTATCGGTACGAGACGAGCAACGGCATCGCGGCGCAGCAGACTAGCTACGATGGCGCTAATGCGGCGGGCGAGTACTCGTACACCGGGCCGGACGGTGTGCTGTACCGGGTGGCGTACAATGCCGACACGTACGGGTTCCAGCCGCAGGGTGCGCATCTGCCGGTCGAGCCGCCAGTACCGGACCATGTGCTGAAGTCGCTCGAGGAGATCCGCGCCAATCCGCCGCGTGATCAGGAGTTCAATCTGGCCGCGCTCGATGCACAGATCGCACGGCTACGGGCCACTCTGGGCTAA